A genome region from Brevinematales bacterium includes the following:
- a CDS encoding MMPL family transporter, with the protein MKGYIERFFSWVVKKSDWVIVLVFAFLVVLSFGIFKLYIDNDLLNWFSSEDRIASLTRYVNEKFKNNNPILIMVEFEDDVFSKSNLIFVRELSRFIEGIEGVSGVISITEVEDIRTTREGIVVEKLFQEEIPSGRELDILRTYVMSRESYKGSLVSLDSKSVNIVVIPEADLKSDIVARKVRSEVDGFIKNSNVRCDVYYGGSPMQINSMSKLVSDNILKLIPVVSIIVLVTLSLSMRTLVGTFLPLATVLIALAMGMGIMGYLEYPLTTFGVAIPVILIAVGNAYSIHVINEYYEKLSQIGDKDEAIVRTMVRIFIPVLMSGLTTIASFVSIGLANEMISSKNFATVSSLGIGIATVLTLIFVPAILTKLNLIHIKHHHENTSKLMMYISRLVFSARIPILFVFIIVALLSIYFISKIHVEVDYLRYFDKDTEPRKVAEVINKNFDGFFEFKTYIKGDIQDPVLLKIMYIIEEEQRYYLNGKSKPQSISEIIAKLNEGMVGLKSIPDTRYEVQNLWFFIEGSKNVSRVVSEDKDEVVINMLIGGMSSTKRYELIEMTKRLLSEYSNSILISPMDDIEYTSEIISKAIYNRILRVGITNTLSKEDFKNQIKSVVKNYLSQNMLLSTDYEGRRVFINKFSKYIYDTLKIDEKLVSAEDMMYALSPSVWNKIPIPSKTNKNSFNVIKESEVIGIARLFTNIENKLLQNQLTSLVIIILAVLIMNFFAFRSFLEALISIVPIIFTLLVNFGVMGLFGIYLDFVTVTIASIAVGVGIDYTIHFISRYVYEVKNGLDYERAFYTTFSTTGKGIIANALAVGLGFATLLISDIVPLRNFGLMMFLTMLVSSISALTLLPIFIIALKKRLRLV; encoded by the coding sequence ATGAAGGGATATATTGAGAGATTTTTTAGTTGGGTTGTTAAGAAGAGTGATTGGGTTATAGTATTGGTTTTTGCTTTTTTAGTTGTTTTATCTTTTGGAATATTTAAATTATATATAGACAATGATTTGCTAAACTGGTTTTCAAGTGAGGATAGAATAGCGAGTTTGACTCGTTATGTGAATGAAAAATTTAAGAACAACAATCCTATACTTATTATGGTAGAGTTTGAAGATGATGTGTTTAGTAAGAGTAATTTGATTTTTGTAAGAGAACTATCGAGGTTTATAGAGGGTATTGAAGGAGTTTCTGGAGTTATCTCTATTACAGAGGTTGAGGATATAAGAACTACGAGAGAGGGTATAGTTGTAGAAAAGTTATTTCAGGAAGAGATACCCAGTGGTAGAGAACTTGATATACTTAGAACTTATGTGATGTCAAGAGAGAGTTATAAGGGGTCTTTAGTTTCTCTAGATAGTAAGTCGGTAAATATTGTAGTGATACCAGAGGCAGATTTGAAGTCTGATATCGTTGCTCGTAAAGTGAGATCTGAGGTTGATGGATTCATAAAGAATAGCAACGTAAGATGTGATGTGTATTATGGTGGTTCTCCGATGCAAATTAATTCTATGTCTAAATTGGTATCGGATAATATATTGAAACTTATTCCAGTTGTATCAATTATAGTGCTTGTAACTTTATCTTTATCCATGAGGACACTAGTAGGTACTTTTCTACCGCTTGCTACTGTTTTGATTGCTTTAGCTATGGGTATGGGTATTATGGGATATTTAGAGTATCCCTTAACAACTTTTGGTGTTGCAATACCTGTTATACTTATAGCAGTAGGTAATGCTTACTCTATACACGTTATAAACGAATACTACGAAAAATTAAGTCAGATAGGAGATAAAGATGAAGCTATAGTAAGAACCATGGTTAGAATTTTCATACCTGTACTTATGAGTGGACTGACTACTATTGCTAGTTTTGTATCAATAGGGCTTGCAAATGAAATGATATCTTCCAAAAACTTTGCTACAGTTTCTTCTTTAGGTATAGGTATTGCTACAGTGCTGACGTTAATTTTTGTCCCAGCAATTCTAACGAAATTGAACCTAATTCATATAAAACATCACCATGAGAATACAAGTAAATTAATGATGTACATATCTAGATTAGTCTTTAGTGCTAGGATACCTATACTGTTTGTTTTTATTATTGTTGCTTTGTTGTCGATATATTTTATTTCAAAAATACATGTAGAGGTTGACTATCTGAGATATTTTGATAAAGATACGGAACCAAGAAAGGTTGCTGAAGTGATAAACAAAAACTTTGATGGATTTTTTGAGTTTAAGACATATATAAAGGGGGACATTCAAGATCCAGTATTGTTGAAAATTATGTACATAATAGAAGAAGAACAGAGGTATTACCTGAATGGTAAGAGTAAACCCCAATCAATATCAGAGATAATAGCAAAGTTAAACGAAGGAATGGTTGGCCTTAAATCAATACCAGATACTAGGTATGAAGTTCAAAATCTTTGGTTTTTCATAGAAGGAAGTAAAAATGTTTCGAGAGTTGTGTCTGAAGATAAAGATGAGGTAGTAATAAATATGCTTATAGGTGGTATGTCATCTACCAAAAGATATGAGCTCATCGAGATGACTAAAAGACTTCTTTCAGAGTATTCAAATTCTATACTCATAAGTCCTATGGATGATATAGAATATACTTCAGAAATAATATCAAAAGCTATATATAACAGAATTCTCAGAGTAGGTATTACAAACACTCTTTCAAAAGAAGATTTCAAAAACCAAATAAAATCAGTTGTTAAAAATTATCTGTCTCAGAATATGCTACTTTCTACAGATTATGAGGGGAGGAGGGTATTTATTAATAAATTCTCAAAGTATATTTACGATACTTTGAAAATAGATGAAAAGTTAGTTTCTGCTGAGGATATGATGTATGCTTTATCTCCTAGTGTTTGGAATAAAATACCTATACCTTCTAAAACAAATAAGAACTCTTTTAATGTAATTAAAGAATCTGAAGTTATTGGGATTGCTAGGCTATTTACGAATATAGAGAATAAGCTACTACAAAATCAGTTAACAAGCCTTGTTATTATAATATTAGCTGTTTTGATAATGAATTTCTTTGCGTTTAGATCTTTTCTTGAGGCTCTTATATCCATAGTTCCTATAATATTTACCTTGCTTGTCAATTTTGGTGTTATGGGACTGTTTGGTATATACCTAGATTTTGTAACGGTTACAATAGCATCAATAGCTGTTGGTGTTGGTATTGATTATACTATACATTTCATATCAAGATATGTATACGAGGTTAAGAATGGTTTAGACTATGAAAGAGCATTCTATACTACATTTTCTACAACTGGTAAGGGTATAATTGCTAATGCTTTGGCAGTAGGGTTAGGATTTGCTACTCTACTAATCTCAGATATAGTACCTTTGAGAAATTTTGGCCTTATGATGTTTCTTACAATGTTAGTAAGTAGTATTTCAGCTTTGACACTATTACCTATATTCATAATAGCGTTAAAGAAGAGACTTAGGCTAGTTTAG
- a CDS encoding TetR/AcrR family transcriptional regulator has protein sequence MESPKDKIMNCAISLFSTKGFDATSVDEIAKESGVNKAMIYYYFSSKEGLLNSIIRKGVNEFNELFEKIDISNFSSPKEFVSEIVRTAIKHLNRHISMAKVFFREGLIYKDVIGTTITETISLVLDKFISKMREKFNIPDYISFVDQVIITNLVVGVIDLRTRISEQNQEEFEASEEQYCDKVSEIIYFLLMPREAL, from the coding sequence ATGGAATCTCCTAAGGATAAAATAATGAATTGTGCTATAAGTTTATTTTCGACCAAAGGTTTTGATGCTACTTCAGTTGATGAGATTGCTAAGGAATCTGGTGTTAATAAGGCTATGATTTATTACTATTTTTCTAGTAAAGAGGGGCTTCTTAATAGTATCATAAGGAAAGGAGTTAACGAATTTAATGAGTTATTTGAGAAAATAGATATATCGAATTTTTCTTCTCCAAAGGAGTTTGTAAGCGAAATAGTTAGAACTGCTATAAAGCATTTAAACAGGCATATAAGTATGGCTAAAGTGTTTTTTAGAGAAGGACTTATATACAAAGATGTTATTGGTACTACGATAACAGAAACTATTTCTTTAGTACTCGATAAGTTTATATCAAAAATGAGAGAGAAGTTTAACATACCAGATTATATTTCTTTTGTGGATCAAGTTATTATAACAAATTTAGTTGTGGGGGTTATTGATCTACGGACAAGGATTTCAGAGCAAAATCAAGAGGAATTCGAAGCTTCTGAGGAACAATATTGTGATAAAGTTTCCGAGATAATTTATTTTCTTTTGATGCCTAGGGAGGCTTTATGA
- a CDS encoding TMEM165/GDT1 family protein produces MIILFLSLSIVFLIQLLDKSLLVVRKMFDTESKPTLVLGIFISSLVIILIPVLIGYLLNKFVPKASLVLASGLIFLMVGLFMIFEKDEEIKERFSKLPSLFRVITNLVGSELGEKTQILVIGVILNSKETFFTFVGATIGFLIPNLLVLFLRRQLLEERIKMVLKYIVSFILIALGIIVLLEYSGAFVF; encoded by the coding sequence ATGATTATTTTATTTTTATCGTTATCAATAGTGTTTTTAATACAGCTTTTAGATAAATCCTTACTGGTAGTTCGTAAAATGTTTGATACTGAGAGTAAGCCAACTTTAGTTTTAGGTATATTCATAAGTTCGTTAGTTATAATTTTGATACCAGTTTTAATTGGATATTTACTTAACAAATTTGTACCAAAAGCATCTCTTGTACTTGCTAGTGGGCTTATTTTTTTAATGGTTGGTTTATTTATGATTTTTGAGAAAGATGAGGAGATTAAAGAAAGGTTTTCAAAACTACCGTCTTTGTTTAGAGTCATTACAAATCTTGTTGGATCAGAGCTTGGAGAAAAAACCCAAATACTTGTAATTGGGGTTATTCTAAACTCAAAGGAAACATTTTTTACTTTTGTTGGAGCAACAATAGGATTCCTGATTCCTAATCTTTTAGTTTTGTTTCTTAGAAGGCAACTACTAGAAGAAAGGATAAAAATGGTTTTAAAGTATATTGTATCATTCATATTGATAGCATTAGGAATTATAGTGCTTCTTGAGTATTCGGGTGCTTTTGTGTTTTGA
- a CDS encoding CPBP family intramembrane metalloprotease, whose translation MSRRLIIFLLISFTFSWSIALLLWISGIYSQSEYRLLITLLLVAYMLGPAVGAIISQRLSGGKVFDLGIRFKFNTWWILGIFSVLLIVIINILIATLMGSGLNTNWEQFKNSILEFYKNIRDNNQLSEIMSQFDKIGKYLNYNIWILYLIILLSGTIAGISINAIAAFGEELGWRGLLFEEFKRFGFIKSSLITGLIWGVWHAPIIVMGHNFPNHPFEGIFLMIGFCIVFSFVMNYFREKSGSVVLSSMMHGVLNGTAGISIYANTLKNDILYNTAGISGIISVLLIIFVISISSRLYSKTSAT comes from the coding sequence ATGAGTAGAAGACTTATAATATTTTTATTGATTTCATTTACATTTAGCTGGTCTATTGCTCTACTTTTATGGATTAGCGGAATATATTCACAAAGTGAATACAGGTTGTTAATTACACTATTATTAGTAGCATATATGTTAGGACCTGCTGTAGGTGCAATAATATCCCAAAGATTATCAGGAGGTAAGGTCTTTGATCTAGGAATAAGATTCAAATTCAATACCTGGTGGATATTAGGAATATTTAGCGTACTGTTAATAGTAATAATCAACATACTCATAGCAACACTTATGGGTTCAGGACTGAACACAAATTGGGAACAATTCAAAAACAGCATACTCGAATTTTACAAAAACATAAGAGATAACAATCAATTGTCAGAAATCATGAGCCAATTCGATAAAATTGGTAAATATCTTAACTATAACATCTGGATACTGTATTTAATAATACTGCTATCAGGTACCATAGCAGGTATAAGCATCAACGCAATAGCAGCATTTGGTGAAGAACTAGGATGGAGAGGACTCTTATTCGAAGAGTTTAAAAGGTTTGGATTCATAAAATCTTCTCTAATTACTGGTCTTATATGGGGAGTATGGCACGCACCTATAATAGTAATGGGACACAACTTTCCTAATCATCCCTTTGAAGGTATATTCCTTATGATAGGTTTCTGCATAGTATTCTCATTCGTAATGAACTATTTTAGAGAAAAATCTGGCTCCGTTGTACTCTCTTCAATGATGCATGGAGTACTTAATGGTACAGCAGGAATATCAATATATGCTAACACATTAAAAAACGATATACTCTACAACACCGCAGGAATATCAGGAATAATATCAGTGCTACTTATAATATTCGTAATATCTATCTCATCAAGATTATATTCCAAAACAAGTGCAACATAA
- a CDS encoding FAD:protein FMN transferase: MLFFNKFGFSNLATEFFTYNGVPIVVKIFSTNSEIVKKLPKEIFETLTNHIYNYSYENGSYISQITKKGYRRAVMINDDLRLMLGKIMYYHYLTKSISPTIGYIIDIWGFEKNSFYVPTPSEISNALKISSPRNLIFSNDFIILKNKQTKFYLVPFAIGLGLDKVKVILRKNGISNAFVSVGNSFSLALGSKENYGWTVGIMNPQNRLENEIFVTINISNLGIYTADISENAFVEGFKNYHSIINPRDGYPPQHNLLSVSVVDDSLLDATVLARSLFVMGKDAGMLFAEKNRIKALFITLEDGKTRVYKTSHWMKIFDRETTKKAK, encoded by the coding sequence GTGCTTTTTTTTAATAAGTTTGGTTTTTCTAATCTGGCTACTGAGTTTTTTACATACAATGGTGTTCCTATTGTTGTTAAGATATTTTCTACGAATTCTGAAATAGTTAAGAAGCTGCCAAAAGAAATTTTTGAAACTTTGACAAATCACATTTACAACTATTCGTATGAGAATGGTAGTTATATATCTCAAATCACAAAAAAAGGATACAGAAGAGCTGTTATGATAAATGATGATTTGAGATTAATGCTAGGAAAAATAATGTATTATCATTATTTAACTAAATCAATAAGTCCTACTATTGGTTACATAATAGATATATGGGGATTTGAAAAAAATTCTTTTTATGTTCCAACTCCTAGTGAGATTTCTAATGCTTTAAAGATATCTTCGCCTAGGAATTTGATATTCTCAAACGACTTTATAATACTAAAGAATAAACAGACAAAATTCTACCTAGTACCTTTTGCTATAGGTTTAGGTCTAGATAAAGTCAAAGTTATCCTAAGGAAGAATGGTATTAGTAATGCTTTTGTTTCTGTTGGTAATAGTTTTTCATTAGCTTTGGGGAGTAAAGAAAATTATGGTTGGACTGTAGGTATAATGAATCCCCAAAACAGATTGGAAAACGAAATATTTGTAACTATAAATATATCTAACTTAGGAATATATACTGCTGATATTTCTGAAAATGCTTTTGTTGAAGGTTTCAAAAATTATCATTCTATAATAAACCCTAGGGATGGTTATCCACCTCAACATAATCTTTTATCAGTATCAGTTGTTGATGATTCACTTTTAGATGCTACTGTACTTGCAAGGTCACTTTTTGTTATGGGAAAGGATGCTGGAATGTTATTTGCTGAGAAGAATAGGATAAAAGCATTATTTATAACTTTAGAAGATGGTAAAACAAGAGTGTACAAAACTTCTCATTGGATGAAAATTTTTGATAGAGAGACTACCAAAAAGGCTAAGTGA
- a CDS encoding putative sugar nucleotidyl transferase, which yields MIVLFEETSSVERLEPFSLVRPLHDLKSGIMTVYERIANLYDSEVKVISRKEVSFYFPDSKILSVQDISRKNEIIFLNTMYLYPSQNFKDTLNTIGLYNGIIVYLHINSSDISEPELLFDGLYKNDVQMVRDALTVNIDEVKIYTINNFCFYPWDLVYLNTFLIEKDFEILSRISRSLYATNIELEGSKDMIIISPKANISKGVFIDVSSGPVYIDTEARINSLTVITGPAYIGKRSVVSQARIREGSNIRNVCKVSGEVEETIIDSYSNKNHEGFIGHSYVGQWVNIGAMATNSDLKNTYDEVKVFIKPNKIVNTGLLKVGCFIGDFSKIGIGVLINTGTIIGVGANVFFEGELVRKYVPHFAWGGREPYKRFPLDRFINMTRVMFSRRDKVFDKFIEDLIRNLYNSARE from the coding sequence ATGATAGTCCTCTTTGAAGAAACTAGTTCTGTAGAGAGATTAGAACCATTTTCGCTCGTTAGACCTTTACATGACCTGAAAAGTGGTATAATGACTGTGTATGAGAGAATAGCAAATTTGTATGACTCAGAGGTTAAGGTTATTTCACGTAAGGAAGTTTCTTTTTATTTTCCAGACAGTAAGATACTATCAGTTCAAGATATATCTAGAAAAAATGAAATTATCTTTCTTAACACGATGTATTTGTATCCGTCCCAAAATTTTAAGGATACTCTTAATACAATCGGCCTTTATAACGGTATTATAGTGTACTTACATATAAACTCTTCCGACATATCAGAGCCAGAATTATTGTTTGATGGGCTATACAAAAACGATGTTCAGATGGTAAGAGATGCTTTAACCGTAAACATTGATGAAGTAAAGATTTATACTATCAATAATTTTTGTTTTTATCCTTGGGATTTAGTTTATCTTAATACTTTTCTTATTGAGAAGGATTTTGAGATATTATCTAGGATTTCTCGTAGCTTGTATGCTACTAATATCGAGTTAGAAGGTAGCAAGGACATGATAATAATTTCTCCTAAAGCTAATATTTCAAAAGGAGTTTTTATTGATGTATCTAGCGGGCCTGTTTATATTGATACTGAAGCTAGAATAAACTCTCTTACAGTTATAACTGGTCCTGCCTATATAGGCAAGAGATCTGTGGTAAGTCAAGCAAGGATAAGAGAGGGAAGTAATATTAGAAATGTTTGTAAAGTGTCTGGTGAAGTTGAAGAGACTATAATTGATTCCTACTCGAACAAAAATCACGAAGGATTTATAGGGCATTCTTATGTAGGTCAGTGGGTAAATATAGGAGCTATGGCGACAAATAGTGATTTGAAGAATACTTATGATGAGGTTAAAGTTTTTATTAAACCTAACAAGATTGTTAACACAGGCTTACTTAAGGTTGGATGTTTTATTGGTGATTTTTCTAAGATAGGTATAGGGGTTTTGATAAATACAGGAACTATTATAGGAGTAGGTGCTAATGTTTTCTTTGAGGGTGAATTAGTTAGAAAATATGTACCACATTTTGCTTGGGGTGGTAGGGAACCTTACAAGAGGTTTCCGCTTGATAGATTTATAAACATGACCAGGGTTATGTTTTCGAGAAGAGATAAAGTGTTTGATAAATTTATTGAAGATTTGATAAGAAACTTGTATAATTCAGCAAGAGAATAG
- the cysK gene encoding cysteine synthase A, with the protein MKSNISNRTSIKSGTEVGNSILDLFFNTPIVKLNKLVDENMADVYVKLEFMSPGGSIKDRVAFGMIRDAENKGLLREDSVIIEPTSGNTGIAIALIASAKGYKSIIVIPETLCLERVYIIENYGAEVVVTPGELGMNGAIQKAKDLLIKIPNSIMLDQFSNPSNPKIHEETTASEIIESMGCNIDAFVAGVGTGGTITGVGKVLKRNCLNTLVVAVEPEGSPVISGGKPGFHRIQGIGAGFIPSILDLNVIDEIIKVSDMDAYKTTQALAVGEGIFAGISSGANVFASLKIAKRLGKGKKVLTILPDSGDRYFSLKQYFDF; encoded by the coding sequence ATGAAAAGCAATATAAGTAACAGAACAAGCATAAAATCTGGGACAGAGGTAGGTAATAGCATACTTGATTTATTTTTTAATACACCAATTGTCAAATTGAACAAGTTAGTAGACGAAAATATGGCCGATGTCTATGTTAAACTAGAGTTTATGTCCCCAGGCGGATCCATAAAGGACAGAGTAGCTTTTGGGATGATTAGAGATGCAGAAAACAAGGGATTACTAAGAGAAGACAGTGTTATAATAGAACCAACCAGTGGTAACACAGGTATTGCTATAGCCTTAATAGCTAGTGCTAAGGGATACAAATCTATAATCGTCATACCTGAAACTCTATGTTTGGAGAGAGTTTACATAATTGAGAACTATGGAGCTGAGGTAGTAGTTACACCTGGAGAACTTGGTATGAATGGAGCAATACAAAAAGCAAAAGATTTATTGATAAAAATTCCTAACTCTATAATGCTAGACCAGTTTTCTAATCCTTCAAACCCAAAGATACACGAAGAAACTACTGCTTCCGAAATAATAGAGAGTATGGGATGCAACATAGATGCTTTTGTTGCTGGAGTTGGAACAGGAGGCACTATAACAGGAGTCGGTAAGGTACTAAAAAGGAACTGTCTAAATACCCTAGTAGTTGCTGTCGAACCAGAAGGATCTCCAGTAATAAGTGGAGGTAAACCAGGCTTTCATAGAATCCAAGGTATAGGAGCAGGATTTATTCCATCAATACTTGACTTAAATGTAATAGACGAAATAATAAAAGTATCAGACATGGATGCATACAAAACAACACAAGCACTTGCAGTTGGTGAAGGCATATTTGCAGGTATATCTTCGGGTGCTAATGTATTCGCTTCATTGAAAATTGCAAAGAGACTTGGCAAAGGCAAAAAAGTACTAACCATACTTCCAGATTCAGGTGATAGATATTTCTCACTAAAACAATATTTTGACTTCTAA
- a CDS encoding polysaccharide deacetylase family protein: protein MRIELIVINLILKVSLVVFAFSSSYANSIVLCYHKIGYSMKDIYSVLPEMLELQIHEANKMNFKLVGLDYFTNTMATSEYTISITFDDGWKLPQRTIEFLKSKNTRTTFFIYPKVIGGKDFFSWDEIKGLSSSGFIIGSHSYSHLFLKDLPSDILYQEVVYSKKYIEDKVGIEVFAFAYPFGVGDSSAYKLASKTYKVSFTVDDSPIVGSKSKYYKLPRYIIFNHTTLGQFREFLDSVYGNSNLDYRVYHVKSEVKGLKAKLYHFPVEYPEFSVLVVPSMYVGPSWFKPMIDRLREYNVDVWVFYSEVYSFPFYKYEVYYDLIKDITLQGVSKSLESVLNILPSRNVIIITWGDGFDLLFYCFNRMPLKKILKILAINPSILESKTLMDLESNIKLYNSLISRGKYDFNNVSEGVKVSVLLNLAYISPYSKTPFSKEFGDKVNIKVFIDYVGANINLKFSHLEEEKVRDIIYKIQWSPFLVFSFIQPISYFLGLNQFWKSILKEGRRINYDQKILVMYNDNFEYNVRVITNVVPSIVEKFNLSTVEMFLSGDVFLKILDFIKN, encoded by the coding sequence ATGAGAATCGAGTTAATTGTGATAAATCTTATTTTGAAAGTTAGTTTGGTTGTTTTTGCGTTTAGTTCATCTTATGCTAATAGCATCGTGTTATGTTATCATAAGATTGGTTACTCTATGAAAGATATATACTCTGTTTTACCAGAGATGTTAGAGCTTCAAATTCATGAAGCAAATAAAATGAATTTTAAACTAGTTGGCTTGGATTACTTTACGAATACTATGGCTACTTCAGAATACACTATTTCAATAACATTTGATGATGGATGGAAGTTACCTCAAAGAACTATTGAATTTCTAAAATCTAAAAATACGAGGACAACATTTTTCATATATCCAAAAGTTATTGGGGGTAAGGATTTTTTTTCTTGGGATGAGATAAAAGGCTTATCTTCTAGTGGTTTTATAATTGGCTCTCATAGTTATTCTCATCTTTTTCTAAAGGATTTACCGAGTGATATACTCTACCAAGAAGTTGTGTATTCCAAAAAATATATAGAAGATAAGGTAGGTATCGAAGTGTTTGCTTTTGCTTATCCATTCGGTGTTGGAGATAGTTCTGCGTATAAACTTGCTTCAAAAACATATAAAGTTTCTTTTACAGTTGATGATAGTCCTATTGTGGGTAGTAAATCAAAGTATTATAAGTTACCAAGATATATTATATTCAACCATACTACTTTGGGTCAGTTTAGAGAGTTTTTAGATAGTGTTTATGGAAATTCCAATCTTGACTATAGGGTTTATCATGTGAAAAGTGAAGTAAAAGGTCTGAAGGCAAAATTGTATCACTTTCCTGTGGAGTATCCAGAATTTTCTGTTCTAGTTGTTCCTTCAATGTATGTTGGTCCTTCTTGGTTTAAACCTATGATTGATAGATTAAGAGAGTATAATGTTGATGTGTGGGTTTTTTATAGTGAAGTATATAGTTTTCCTTTTTACAAGTATGAAGTCTATTATGATTTGATTAAGGATATTACATTGCAAGGTGTGAGTAAGTCTCTCGAAAGTGTACTGAATATTTTACCTAGCAGAAATGTAATTATTATAACTTGGGGTGATGGGTTTGACCTTCTTTTTTATTGCTTTAATCGTATGCCTTTGAAAAAAATCCTGAAGATCCTGGCAATTAATCCATCAATTTTGGAAAGTAAAACGTTGATGGATTTGGAATCTAATATAAAGCTTTATAATTCTCTTATTTCACGTGGCAAATACGATTTTAATAATGTTTCTGAAGGAGTTAAAGTATCAGTTCTTCTAAACTTAGCTTACATTAGTCCTTATTCAAAAACACCTTTCAGTAAAGAGTTTGGAGACAAAGTTAATATTAAAGTATTTATTGATTATGTTGGTGCAAATATAAACTTGAAGTTTTCTCACTTGGAAGAAGAGAAAGTTAGAGATATTATTTATAAGATTCAATGGTCGCCTTTTCTGGTCTTCTCATTCATACAGCCTATATCCTATTTTTTAGGGTTAAACCAGTTTTGGAAGTCTATTTTGAAAGAAGGCCGTAGAATTAACTACGATCAGAAGATTTTGGTTATGTACAATGATAACTTTGAATACAATGTAAGAGTTATTACTAACGTAGTTCCATCCATAGTAGAGAAGTTTAATCTATCAACTGTTGAAATGTTTTTGTCAGGTGATGTTTTTTTGAAGATACTAGATTTCATCAAGAATTAG
- a CDS encoding OmpA family protein: protein MEGGRFITNIIWDGTDNTGNIVQDDVYIIYADAEYIDGNKPVSPEISVKLDITPPQTKISFEPSIFSPDNDGVDDEVTFKINVSDDSEIENWVFKIWYPNGKKVFKEFKGSGIPPTEIIWDGTGDNGDLVDSAEEYPLSFEISDKLGNKTSVRPAVLPTDILIEVTPYGYKIRVHSIEFAFNSAELTPKGAQIVRRVADKLKKFGGYRIRVEGHTDNIGSYDYNLKLSKARAESVKRELVRNGLREDRITTEGYSFDRPIAPNDTEEGRARNRRVEFILIK, encoded by the coding sequence ATGGAAGGCGGAAGGTTTATAACAAACATAATATGGGATGGAACAGATAACACAGGAAACATAGTACAAGATGATGTGTATATAATATATGCTGATGCAGAATATATAGACGGTAATAAACCAGTATCACCTGAAATATCAGTAAAATTAGATATAACTCCACCTCAAACAAAAATATCTTTTGAGCCATCGATATTTTCACCAGACAATGACGGAGTTGATGATGAGGTCACTTTCAAAATAAACGTTTCAGACGATTCCGAGATAGAAAACTGGGTATTTAAAATATGGTATCCTAATGGTAAAAAAGTCTTCAAAGAATTTAAAGGTAGCGGAATTCCACCAACAGAAATAATATGGGATGGTACAGGAGATAACGGAGATTTAGTTGACAGTGCAGAAGAATATCCCTTAAGTTTCGAAATTTCAGACAAGTTAGGCAATAAAACATCCGTTAGACCTGCTGTTTTACCAACTGATATACTAATTGAAGTAACACCATATGGATATAAAATAAGAGTACATAGCATTGAATTCGCATTTAACAGTGCAGAACTAACTCCCAAAGGAGCTCAAATAGTAAGAAGGGTAGCAGATAAACTCAAAAAATTTGGAGGATATAGAATAAGAGTAGAAGGACACACAGATAACATAGGATCTTATGACTACAACCTAAAACTATCAAAAGCAAGAGCAGAATCAGTCAAAAGAGAACTCGTAAGGAACGGATTGCGAGAAGATAGAATAACAACAGAAGGATACTCATTCGATAGACCTATAGCACCAAATGATACAGAAGAAGGTAGAGCAAGAAACAGAAGAGTTGAATTTATACTCATAAAGTAA